One genomic region from Tripterygium wilfordii isolate XIE 37 chromosome 20, ASM1340144v1, whole genome shotgun sequence encodes:
- the LOC119987328 gene encoding zinc finger protein ZAT1, which translates to MERHKCKLCTRSFVNGRALGGHMKAHLSTLPLPKKTQQFVDATIESASSASLAEEVEKNRGGGGGGGEEKGLVYGLRENPKKSFRVADPEFSSVADAGSCVFVQDGESETESRNPTRRRSKRNRKFENQKLKLETKKAKQSSKQSWINNNNNGYSYSSPADPEPVSSVSDTTPEEDVAMCLMMLSRDCWMKEQGQRSVEISEETKLSKKIRCCEKCNKGFRSLQALGEHKRICEGKVAVNEKIFKCPFCFKIFGSGQALGGHKRSHILASSTATRSKLDAVSIDLNLPARAEEHEYSVVSDA; encoded by the coding sequence ATGGAGAGGCACAAATGCAAGCTCTGCACCAGAAGTTTCGTTAATGGCAGAGCTTTAGGTGGTCACATGAAGGCTCATTTATCCACTCTTCCTCTTCCAAAGAAAACCCAACAGTTCGTTGACGCTACAATCGAATCAGCCTCATCTGCATCTTTAGCAGAAGAAGTAGAGAAGaacagaggaggaggaggaggaggaggagaagagaaagGTTTGGTTTATGGGTTGAGGGAGAATCCAAAGAAGAGTTTCAGGGTTGCAGATCCTGAATTCTCATCTGTTGCTGATGCTGGGTcttgtgtttttgtgcaagatGGAGAGAGTGAGACCGAGTCAAGAAACCCAACTCGGAGACGATCTAAGAGGAATCGGAAATTCGAGAATCAGAAGCTGAAATTGGAGACCAAGAAGGCAAAGCAGAGCAGCAAACAGAGTTGGATTAATAATAACAACAATGGATACTCGTACTCATCGCCGGCCGATCCAGAACCAGTGAGTTCTGTTTCTGATACTACACCTGAAGAAGATGTTGCTATGTGTCTCATGATGCTATCAAGGGATTGTTGGATGAAGGAACAAGGTCAAAGATCGGTCGAGATATCGGAGGAAACCAAATTGAGCAAGAAAATTCGATGCTGCGAGAAATGCAACAAGGGTTTTCGATCTTTACAAGCATTGGGTGAGCATAAGAGAATTTGTGAAGGCAAAGTTGCTGTCAATGAGAAGATTTTCAAATGCCCATTCTGTTTCAAAATATTTGGTTCGGGACAAGCACTTGGCGGACACAAGAGATCCCACATTTTAGCTTCTTCAACAGCAACTCGAAGCAAATTGGATGCAGTTTCCATAGATCTTAACTTACCAGCTCGAGCGGAGGAACACGAGTATAGTGTGGTTTCTGATGCATAA
- the LOC119986653 gene encoding WAT1-related protein At5g47470-like isoform X2: MDWNARREKLEDVLITGGLILNQFVYAGNSVLMSYLMSLGLKPFTIVIFSTFATFLILSPLAVCFERSKWPNQLTSKLVIQLVLIAFGGVTLFQTLFLEGINLTSPAMATAMPNLAPGLIFIIAWTFRFEKVKLSCTYSKVKIAGTLLCVVGAITMSLMHSTTSIKQARMTSPDHHHHLDPLFDRQKIIGCLYLMAAVIVLSSNVVLQAAVLGDFPAPVSISAITSFIGVLITATVQMFQDRSMEINWPLTSIGPLIGYSLLGGMVSGASVSFSGWAMKKRGPVLVSMFSPIATVISVILSAITLGETIKIGSLAGMFLMFTGLYFVLWAKGREDHANGDGLEKPSYERLGS; encoded by the exons ATGGATTGGAATGCGAGAAGAGAGAAGCTGGAAGATGTATTAATAACAGGAGGTTTGATATTGAACCAATTTGTATATGCTGGGAACTCAGTTTTGATGAGTTACTTGATGTCTTTAGGCCTCAAACCTTTCACCATTGTTATCTTCTCTACTTTTGCTACCTTCCTCATCCTCTCTCCTCTTGCTGTTTGTTTTGAAag GAGCAAATGGCCTAATCAATTGACTTCAAAGTTGGTAATTCAGCTAGTTTTGATAGCCTTTGGAGG gGTAACCTTGTTCCAAACTCTATTTCTGGAGGGGATTAATCTAACTTCACCGGCAATGGCAACAGCTATGCCCAATCTTGCGCCGGGACTTATTTTTATCATTGCTTGGACATTTAG GTTCGAGAAAGTTAAGCTAAGTTGCACATACAGCAAAGTCAAGATTGCAGGCACATTACTTTGTGTAGTAGGTGCCATCACCATGAGCCTTATGCACAGCACTACATCAATAAAACAAGCAAGAATGACATCccctgatcatcatcatcatctggaTCCGCTCTTCGACAGACAAAAGATCATCGGTTGTTTGTATCTCATGGCAGCTGTTATTGTCCTGTCGAGCAATGTTGTCTTGCAG GCAGCAGTTTTAGGTGATTTTCCAGCACCGGTGTCGATATCTGCCATAACATCCTTCATTGGCGTGTTGATAACTGCAACggttcaaatgtttcaagacCGTTCGATGGAGATTAATTGGCCGCTTACGAGTATCGGACCCCTCATTGGCTATTCTCTGCTG GGAGGAATGGTAAGTGGAGCATCAGTAAGTTTTAGTGGATGGGCAATGAAGAAAAGGGGCCCAGTGCTGGTGTCAATGTTTAGCCCCATCGCAACGGTTATCTCGGTCATTCTCTCTGCTATTACCTTAGGAGAGACCATTAAGATAGGAAG CCTAGCCGGTATGTTCTTAATGTTTACGGGTCTCTACTTTGTGCTATGGGCTAAAGGAAGAGAGGATCATGCAAATGGTGATGGCTTGGAAA AGCCATCATATGAAAGGCTTGGCAGTTGA
- the LOC119986653 gene encoding WAT1-related protein At5g47470-like isoform X1: MDWNARREKLEDVLITGGLILNQFVYAGNSVLMSYLMSLGLKPFTIVIFSTFATFLILSPLAVCFERSKWPNQLTSKLVIQLVLIAFGGVTLFQTLFLEGINLTSPAMATAMPNLAPGLIFIIAWTFRFEKVKLSCTYSKVKIAGTLLCVVGAITMSLMHSTTSIKQARMTSPDHHHHLDPLFDRQKIIGCLYLMAAVIVLSSNVVLQAAVLGDFPAPVSISAITSFIGVLITATVQMFQDRSMEINWPLTSIGPLIGYSLLGGMVSGASVSFSGWAMKKRGPVLVSMFSPIATVISVILSAITLGETIKIGSLAGMFLMFTGLYFVLWAKGREDHANGDGLESEFDAQKPLLS; the protein is encoded by the exons ATGGATTGGAATGCGAGAAGAGAGAAGCTGGAAGATGTATTAATAACAGGAGGTTTGATATTGAACCAATTTGTATATGCTGGGAACTCAGTTTTGATGAGTTACTTGATGTCTTTAGGCCTCAAACCTTTCACCATTGTTATCTTCTCTACTTTTGCTACCTTCCTCATCCTCTCTCCTCTTGCTGTTTGTTTTGAAag GAGCAAATGGCCTAATCAATTGACTTCAAAGTTGGTAATTCAGCTAGTTTTGATAGCCTTTGGAGG gGTAACCTTGTTCCAAACTCTATTTCTGGAGGGGATTAATCTAACTTCACCGGCAATGGCAACAGCTATGCCCAATCTTGCGCCGGGACTTATTTTTATCATTGCTTGGACATTTAG GTTCGAGAAAGTTAAGCTAAGTTGCACATACAGCAAAGTCAAGATTGCAGGCACATTACTTTGTGTAGTAGGTGCCATCACCATGAGCCTTATGCACAGCACTACATCAATAAAACAAGCAAGAATGACATCccctgatcatcatcatcatctggaTCCGCTCTTCGACAGACAAAAGATCATCGGTTGTTTGTATCTCATGGCAGCTGTTATTGTCCTGTCGAGCAATGTTGTCTTGCAG GCAGCAGTTTTAGGTGATTTTCCAGCACCGGTGTCGATATCTGCCATAACATCCTTCATTGGCGTGTTGATAACTGCAACggttcaaatgtttcaagacCGTTCGATGGAGATTAATTGGCCGCTTACGAGTATCGGACCCCTCATTGGCTATTCTCTGCTG GGAGGAATGGTAAGTGGAGCATCAGTAAGTTTTAGTGGATGGGCAATGAAGAAAAGGGGCCCAGTGCTGGTGTCAATGTTTAGCCCCATCGCAACGGTTATCTCGGTCATTCTCTCTGCTATTACCTTAGGAGAGACCATTAAGATAGGAAG CCTAGCCGGTATGTTCTTAATGTTTACGGGTCTCTACTTTGTGCTATGGGCTAAAGGAAGAGAGGATCATGCAAATGGTGATGGCTTGGAAAGTGAGTTTGATGCACAGAAGCCTCTCTTAAGTTAA